The Flavobacterium praedii genome window below encodes:
- the rlmD gene encoding 23S rRNA (uracil(1939)-C(5))-methyltransferase RlmD — translation MAKKNTDKVVFHQIKVLDAGAKGVSVAKAPDGKVVFIPNVVPGDVVDVQTFKKRKAYYEGKAVYFHEFSEYRVEPICEHFGVCGGCKWQNMNYNQQLVFKQNEVKNHLQRIGKIELPEFEPILGSEKQFFYRNKMEFSFSNSRWLTEAEIGNEEDLGNRNALGFHIPKMWDKILDINKCHLQEDPSNAIRNEVRAFANEHGLTFFNPRAHEGLLRTLMLRTASTGEIMVLIQFFENDKANRELILDHLYEKFPQITSLQYVVNNKANDTLYDTNIKLYKGRDYILEEMEGLKFSINAKSFYQTNSDQAYELYKITRDFTGLTGNEVVYDLYTGTGTIAQFVSKNAKKVIGVESVPEAIVDAKANAKRNEITNCEFFVGDMKVVFNEEFIAQHGKPDVIITDPPRDGMHKDVIEQILKIEPSKVVYVSCNSATQARDLALMDEKYKVTRVRPVDMFPQTHHVENVVLLERR, via the coding sequence ATGGCAAAGAAAAATACAGACAAAGTTGTCTTTCATCAAATAAAAGTCCTTGATGCTGGTGCAAAAGGCGTTTCGGTGGCAAAAGCTCCCGATGGAAAAGTAGTTTTTATCCCAAATGTAGTTCCTGGGGATGTGGTTGATGTGCAAACTTTTAAGAAGCGTAAAGCATATTATGAAGGCAAAGCAGTTTATTTTCATGAATTTTCAGAATACCGCGTAGAACCAATTTGCGAACATTTTGGTGTTTGTGGCGGTTGCAAATGGCAAAACATGAACTACAACCAACAATTGGTTTTCAAACAAAATGAGGTAAAAAACCATTTGCAACGCATTGGAAAAATTGAACTCCCTGAATTTGAACCCATTTTAGGTTCTGAAAAGCAGTTTTTTTATAGAAATAAAATGGAATTTTCGTTTTCGAACAGCCGTTGGTTGACTGAAGCCGAAATTGGAAACGAAGAAGATTTAGGTAATAGAAATGCACTTGGTTTTCACATTCCAAAAATGTGGGATAAAATATTAGACATTAACAAATGCCATTTACAGGAAGATCCATCCAATGCTATACGTAACGAAGTTCGCGCTTTTGCCAACGAGCATGGTTTGACTTTCTTTAACCCGAGAGCGCACGAAGGTTTACTAAGAACCTTGATGTTGAGAACGGCTTCGACAGGAGAAATCATGGTTTTGATTCAGTTTTTTGAAAACGACAAAGCCAACAGAGAGTTAATTCTAGATCATCTTTACGAGAAATTCCCTCAGATTACGTCCTTGCAATATGTGGTAAACAATAAAGCAAACGATACTTTGTATGACACCAATATCAAATTATACAAAGGAAGAGATTACATCTTGGAAGAAATGGAAGGACTAAAATTTAGCATTAATGCCAAATCTTTTTACCAAACCAACTCGGATCAAGCGTATGAATTGTACAAAATAACCAGAGATTTTACTGGACTTACCGGTAACGAAGTCGTTTATGATTTGTACACTGGAACAGGAACAATTGCCCAATTTGTATCTAAAAATGCCAAAAAAGTAATTGGTGTAGAAAGTGTTCCAGAAGCGATTGTTGATGCCAAAGCCAATGCAAAACGCAATGAAATTACCAATTGCGAGTTTTTTGTTGGAGATATGAAAGTGGTTTTCAACGAAGAATTTATTGCACAACATGGCAAACCCGATGTGATTATTACGGATCCACCAAGAGATGGAATGCACAAAGACGTAATCGAACAAATTCTAAAAATAGAACCTTCAAAAGTGGTTTATGTGAGTTGCAACTCGGCTACTCAAGCTCGTGATTTGGCTTTAATGGATGAAAAATACAAGGTTACAAGAGTGCGCCCTGTGGATATGTTTCCGCAAACGCATCATGTAGAAAATGTTGTACTTTTAGAAAGACGATAA